CGGCCGCTCTGCCGAGGTACGCGGCGCTGCTGCGGCGGGGCGGCAGGATCGCCTTCACCAGCCCGGTGTTCACGGAGGACACGTTCCCCTTCCTGCCGCCGGTGTTCACGGAACTGATCCCGGAACGGCTGCTGCGCAACCTGCCGGCCGACTGGCGCCCCGACGCGCTGAAGCGGCGGTTCAACAGCTGGCTGCAGGACCCCGACGACCTGACCCGCACCATGCTCCGCGCCGGCTTCGACGACGTGGAGGTCGCCGACGAGCACATCGACCTGCGCGCACCGGACGGCGTCACCTGGGTCGACTGGTCCCACACCCAGGGCATGCGGCTGCTGTGGCAGCACCTGCCGGAGTACGAGAGCCGGCAGCTGCGCCACCGCCTGGTCACCGAGCTGGACCGGCTGCGCGGTGACGGCCCGCTCCGTCTGCCCACCCCGGTCCGCTTCGTCAGGGCGTCCGTCGCGGACTGAGCTGCCGGGGGCCGCCGGGGGCCGCCGGGGGCGGCCGGGGGCGGCCGGTGGCGGCCGGGGGCGGCCGGTGCGGAACACCCGGAGCCTTGTCCCGCCGACGGGACAAGGCTCCCTGTGGTGTCAGTAGACGCGCACGGCGCCCGAGGACGACATGCGAACGATGTCACCGGTCGGCCTGCGGAGGTTGCCCTGTGCGTCGATGGACTCCGCGTTGAGGATGGAGCGGTGCAGTTCCTGGGCCATCGGGCCGGGTTCGAGGCCGAGATGGTTCACCAGGTTGACCCGCA
The Streptomyces tirandamycinicus DNA segment above includes these coding regions:
- a CDS encoding class I SAM-dependent methyltransferase, which translates into the protein MDTTKYKSTVTEAFNNAAAKYDQLGVEFFTPMGRRLVERADPQPGQRVLDVGCGRGASLFAAAERVGPSGHALGIDIAPAMVEEARRQAAALGTRHVEVRVMDGEHPDLPPASFDVVTGGYSLIFLPDAPAALPRYAALLRRGGRIAFTSPVFTEDTFPFLPPVFTELIPERLLRNLPADWRPDALKRRFNSWLQDPDDLTRTMLRAGFDDVEVADEHIDLRAPDGVTWVDWSHTQGMRLLWQHLPEYESRQLRHRLVTELDRLRGDGPLRLPTPVRFVRASVAD